The genome window GATGGTTAGAGGGAGTGTCAAGTAGGACGGTTGGCAGACTATCCTACTCTAGAACAAACTCACTCCGCCCTACACTGCTAACAGAACCCTGCCCTACTGTAACACTCACCCAGCCTacattcctaaccctaacctgtccTAGAATCCCAGCCTACATTCTTAAACCTAGCCTGTCCTAGAATCACATCCCAACCTacattcctaaccctaacctgacctAGAATCACATCCTAGCCTacattcctaaccctaacccgtcCTAGAATCACATCCTAGCCTACATTTCTAACCCTAGCCTGTCCTAGAATCACATCCCAGCCTACATTCCTAACCCTAGCCTGTCCTAGAATCACATCCCAGCCTACATTCCTAACCCTAGCCTGTCCTAGAATCACATCCCAGCCTACATTCCTAACCCTAGCCTAAACCCAACCCAGCCTACATGGGGGACACAGCCTGGCTGCAgtctgttttttgttttcatcCAGATGGATTGTTGCCTGGATACTTTTATAAACAAGATTTGCTTAATACAATCTAAGCTTTATAGGTAAAcaaattaatacatttacaaaaataatCAGTATAAATTCTTTACACAATgtaaaaggggagggggggatgtaaAAAAGCCAGAGCTGTTGATCTTCAGTTTCTTCGCACTTCCGTCCGGGTTCGTTGGGAAAGGAAGTCTGGTGTCTGATCAAAGaatgtgattggctgataaTTCCattattttcctttctttaaggAAGCCATTTTGAGAGGAATGATGGGTGTGGTTCAGCTGCTAAAGTCCCAGTTCGTGTGTCACCTGATCATCTGCTACGTCTTCTTGGCTAGCGGTCTTCTTATCAACCTATTACAGGTCTGCACGCTCCCGCTCTGGCCAATCAACAAGCAGCTGGCTCGCAGGATCAACTGCAGGCTGGGGTACTCCTTAGCTAGCCGTGAGTTCTGTCATCTGTGGGTGACTTCAGTCCTACAGACTTCAGGAAACCCTGTTCTTTCTTGTTGAGTGTATCGATGATGCTTGGGCAGACAGGCTGACCTCGTTTTCAGCTCTGCCATGGCTACAGGCCTGGAGCGTTACCTAGCAACATAAGCAGTGTTGTGTAAACAGGAAAGTTGACGGATGATGACGTGATTTCCTGTTCTTATATGTGCCAGCCTCGATTTCCCGTGTGTGTcggtgggtgcgtgtgtgtgtgtgtgtgtgtggttgtgtgtcgatgggtgcgtgcgtgtgtgtgcctccctCAGAGATGGTGGCAGTGCTGGAGTGGTGGTCCGGGACTGAGTGCACGTTGCACACGGACCCCGAGAGCTTCCAACTGTACGGCAAGGAGAGTGCCATCGTTGTCCTCAACCACAACTTTGAGATCGACTTCCTGTGCGGCTGGACCTTCTGTGAGAGGTTCGGGGTTCTCGGGGTGAGAGAACAGTTGAGTTGAACAATCAAACTAGATCAGTCTGTATTTTAATTGATTTAGGTGTACCTGAGGGGTTTTCTCCTCGAGTACTTCTCTCGGAACACCAAATCCTATTCACAAAGTTTGTAactgttgtagtttgtaaaATATCTGACTGTTCTTAAAGTTTTAAATTGACACAACCTTCTCCATCTTCTTCCTGTCCCACCTACCAGAGCTCCAAGGTGTTGGCCAAGAAGGAGCTGGCATAcgtgcctctgattggctggatgtGGTACTTCCAGGAGATTGTGTTCTGTAAGAGGAAGTGGGAGGAGGATCGCAGAACTGTGGCCCAGAGTCTGCAGAACCTCAGAGACTACCCAGAGAAGTTCTGGGTACAGAGCACATTCACATCAGTCACAGAGGAGTTTTTCTTAAGGCAAATCAGTACTGCAAAAGTGCAATACTAACAATATTTTAGTTGTTAGTGGTAATGAACGGCCTGTATTTTGACCAGTCACAGTGGACCAATAACATGACATAACATACATAACTCTACTGCTCACATCTCAGATCCAGTTGTGATCTTGGTGAACGTGTGGGTGGCCAGCGTGtctgaagaacacacacacacatactcaccctTACACATGCACCAcatacaaacacccacacacatgcacctcaaacgcacacacacctccacacacacccctgacctctgcccCTGGCTCCTACAGTTCCTGCTGCACTGTGAGGGGACCCGCTTCACCCCGGAGAAGCACCGTGCCAGCATGCAGGTGGCCCAGAGCAAGGGCCTGCCCAGCCTGAAGCACCACCTCCTGCCCCGCACCCGGGGCTTCTGGGTGACCGTCCAGAACCTCAGGGGAACTGGTGAGAAGCCGTCACAGGAGACAGATCATCACATGAACAATCACACATTCAGGCAAATGGCTGCTGTCCGAATTCAGGGACAACGGCCCTATGTTGGTGCCCATGTAGTTGTAATATGACTGTGCTGACCATTTGAGTGTCAAGGACATTTGGTGGAGGGATAATGTTGCTCCTTTAATGTATGAAAGGGGTTTTCACTAATATTTATATAACATCATATTTATTAATCGTGGAGAGTTTAACACAATAACACAGTAACGCTATTCGCTAGACAACGCCATCACGTTTCCTAGACAGAACCGGAAAATCCAGTAACATCAATACTTCCCAGCCGATGCACAATGAATCCTGAACCTAAAGACAGCATGCCATTTTATAGTACACAGTTCTCAAGAGTCATTGGTCCATCAGAACACAATCACTCAGCTGTCCCATGGCCCTTCTGTCATCCGCTCACTGCTTGAAAGACTTTCCAACATCACAGCATCGTTTTCTCAGAACGCAATCCCTTACTACAATCAGCCAGAACAACAGTAATTAACTCTCGACCAACTGCCCAACGTATTTCCCAGGCATAAAACACCCAAGCTAGAGGTATCTTCTGTCCTCCATCCGAAGCCAGGAAATTCTCACCCCTAGGGGATGGTGGCCATCTCACTGGTCACCTGTCCTTGTAGGGTCATTAACCCCCTCTCAGTC of Hypomesus transpacificus isolate Combined female chromosome 11, fHypTra1, whole genome shotgun sequence contains these proteins:
- the agpat4 gene encoding 1-acyl-sn-glycerol-3-phosphate acyltransferase delta; the encoded protein is MMGVVQLLKSQFVCHLIICYVFLASGLLINLLQVCTLPLWPINKQLARRINCRLGYSLASQMVAVLEWWSGTECTLHTDPESFQLYGKESAIVVLNHNFEIDFLCGWTFCERFGVLGSSKVLAKKELAYVPLIGWMWYFQEIVFCKRKWEEDRRTVAQSLQNLRDYPEKFWFLLHCEGTRFTPEKHRASMQVAQSKGLPSLKHHLLPRTRGFWVTVQNLRGTVAAVYDSTLNFRNNENPTLLGLLNGKKYHADLYVRRIPLELVPEDEAECSAWLHKLYQEKDQFQELYAQTGRFPGPTLSLPRRAWSLLNWLVWAGLLLYPLGLVLAQLVQSGSTCSVLASLCLCSMASAGVRWMIGQTEINRGSSYGVKESNTSNN